A single genomic interval of Terriglobus albidus harbors:
- a CDS encoding M1 family metallopeptidase: protein MSFVNRLGCAAVLLAAGMAWAQQPPQVIFQSPPETPQKKPAVLIQVPDEVRSSLIFTAYDMDLHLNTTESTLSARVRLTVRNGGTKPIEDLPLQISSSMMWDLARLVEDGRTVTLPVAQHQVKTDLDHTAAVTEAVLHLPRPLSVDASVTLDVLYSGKVEQTTGAESSSSASTLEWDRITDDFTGVRGFGNVLWYPVSAPPAFMGDGNRVYDLIGRNRLATQTARVSGRLTVEYAGDPPRLAFLCGHQAILETHPDNPNQPSAAATGVATASFAAFPLGFHPLSLFLSKDQPEMLGGGYLAVISEDAERASNLNKTALNVFPLLTTWLGARPNGPLTMLEADILQPFESGPFLVGQIPSGSGQDAEALVHAFTHAYTGNQPVWLDEGLARFMELLWIERSEGREAAIAALEDSRSALTLLEPDLSQPDAGEGQPLEKAHSDLIYRTKAAYVLWMLRSIAGDTALQQALAALRTQPTPNAATFRRLLEDTSQKDLGWFFDDWVDHDRGLPDLSIVSVTPRAIERTGGYLISVEVSNAGYAAVDVPVTIRSGNLTTTERLRVPARSRSTTRIVFNDAPQQVQVNDGTTPELRSTVHVLDVKAAP, encoded by the coding sequence ATGTCTTTTGTAAACCGATTGGGATGTGCGGCTGTGCTGCTGGCTGCCGGTATGGCGTGGGCGCAGCAACCGCCCCAGGTCATCTTTCAGTCTCCTCCGGAGACCCCCCAGAAGAAGCCGGCGGTGCTGATCCAGGTCCCGGACGAGGTTCGTTCCTCGCTGATCTTTACCGCCTACGACATGGACCTTCACCTGAATACGACAGAGAGCACGCTCTCTGCCCGGGTGCGGCTGACTGTGCGCAACGGTGGAACGAAGCCGATCGAGGATCTTCCGCTCCAGATCTCATCGTCCATGATGTGGGACCTGGCCCGGCTGGTCGAAGATGGCCGCACCGTCACCCTGCCGGTGGCTCAACACCAGGTGAAGACCGATCTCGACCACACCGCCGCGGTCACCGAGGCAGTGCTACATCTGCCCAGGCCTCTCTCTGTTGATGCATCAGTTACCCTCGATGTGCTGTACTCCGGCAAGGTGGAACAGACCACCGGCGCCGAGAGCTCTTCCTCGGCCTCCACCCTGGAGTGGGATCGCATCACGGACGACTTTACCGGTGTCCGCGGCTTCGGTAATGTGCTCTGGTATCCCGTCAGTGCACCGCCTGCGTTCATGGGTGATGGAAACCGTGTCTATGACCTCATCGGCCGCAATCGGCTGGCGACGCAGACGGCACGCGTGAGCGGACGTCTCACAGTCGAATACGCCGGCGACCCACCGCGGCTGGCGTTTTTGTGCGGCCACCAGGCGATATTGGAGACGCACCCGGACAATCCGAACCAGCCCTCCGCCGCTGCCACCGGTGTTGCCACCGCCAGCTTCGCGGCATTCCCCCTGGGCTTCCATCCGCTCAGCCTGTTTCTCAGCAAAGACCAGCCGGAGATGCTGGGCGGTGGTTACCTGGCGGTGATCTCTGAAGATGCTGAGCGGGCGAGCAATTTGAACAAGACGGCGTTGAATGTCTTTCCATTGCTCACCACCTGGCTGGGCGCGCGGCCTAACGGACCACTAACAATGCTGGAAGCAGACATCCTGCAGCCTTTTGAGTCCGGACCATTCCTCGTGGGGCAAATTCCGAGCGGCTCAGGCCAGGATGCCGAGGCGCTGGTGCATGCCTTCACGCACGCCTACACCGGCAACCAGCCCGTTTGGCTGGACGAAGGCCTGGCGCGTTTTATGGAACTGCTCTGGATCGAACGCTCCGAAGGTCGCGAAGCTGCAATTGCGGCATTGGAAGACAGCCGCAGCGCGCTGACGCTGCTCGAGCCTGACCTCTCGCAGCCGGATGCCGGTGAAGGACAGCCGCTGGAGAAGGCACACAGCGATCTGATCTACCGCACCAAGGCGGCCTATGTGCTCTGGATGCTGCGGTCGATTGCCGGAGATACCGCCCTGCAGCAGGCGCTGGCGGCGCTGCGTACGCAACCCACGCCGAATGCGGCAACCTTCCGCCGTCTGCTCGAAGACACATCGCAGAAAGATCTCGGCTGGTTCTTTGACGACTGGGTCGACCACGACCGTGGCTTGCCCGATCTCTCCATCGTCTCCGTAACACCGCGCGCCATCGAGCGCACGGGCGGCTACCTGATCTCCGTCGAAGTCTCGAATGCCGGCTATGCTGCGGTCGACGTGCCGGTGACGATCCGCTCCGGCAACCTGACCACTACGGAGCGCCTCCGCGTTCCGGCGCGCTCCCGCTCCACCACCCGCATTGTCTTCAACGACGCACCACAACAGGTCCAGGTGAATGACGGCACGACACCGGAGCTACGCTCGACGGTGCATGTGCTGGATGTGAAAGCAGCCCCGTAG
- a CDS encoding RNA polymerase sigma factor has protein sequence MPSFSLVRTEAAIAEQAQENAAIARGLKRQDPDLLDTLIEQYQHRLMRYLTFLTGRREMAEDLFQETWMRVLVRGSQYNGKARFETWLFTIARNLVIDNARRKTMASLDEMSEGGEDERPFEIALDAPSPFEQFQEREHAAEVAAVLLTLEPSYREVLTLRFHEDMSLEEIATVTRAPLSTVKSRLYRGLAALRPQVEALRRVPAEGTR, from the coding sequence GTGCCGTCCTTCTCTTTAGTCCGTACTGAAGCCGCCATCGCGGAGCAGGCGCAGGAAAACGCCGCAATCGCGCGCGGGCTGAAGCGGCAGGACCCGGACCTTCTGGACACACTGATCGAGCAGTATCAGCACCGCCTGATGCGGTACCTGACCTTCCTGACCGGACGCCGGGAGATGGCAGAGGACCTCTTCCAGGAGACCTGGATGCGGGTGCTGGTGCGTGGCTCGCAGTACAACGGCAAAGCTCGTTTTGAGACCTGGCTGTTTACGATCGCCCGTAACCTGGTCATCGACAACGCCCGCCGCAAGACCATGGCCAGCCTGGACGAGATGAGCGAAGGCGGAGAGGACGAGCGCCCCTTCGAGATCGCCCTGGATGCGCCGTCTCCCTTTGAACAGTTTCAGGAGCGCGAGCACGCTGCCGAGGTAGCCGCGGTGTTGCTGACGCTGGAGCCAAGCTACCGCGAGGTACTGACGCTGCGCTTCCATGAAGACATGTCGCTGGAGGAAATCGCGACGGTAACGCGAGCTCCTCTCTCGACCGTAAAATCCCGGCTCTACCGCGGCCTCGCCGCCTTGCGACCGCAGGTCGAAGCCCTTCGCAGAGTACCAGCGGAAGGAACACGGTGA
- the rlmB gene encoding 23S rRNA (guanosine(2251)-2'-O)-methyltransferase RlmB — MEVLYGIHPVEEAVRSGGRPLDHVRFARDRRDARLEAVLDLCRKAGVKCSPASKDELTRLAKTEMHQGIVAQVRERKFLAIEDLLAAPPRNGEHYFFLALDGVEDPHNLGALLRTADGAGVDGILLPERRSAPLTAVVAKSSAGASEYVRIARVTNLVRALERLKEANVWVVGLDERGTPDYSDHDFKTHTALVLGREGAGLHDLVKRTCDHLLRIPMAGSVSSLNVSVAGAVVMFEAVRQRAGAPVQVAKPSKPRKGLGS, encoded by the coding sequence ATGGAAGTTCTGTACGGCATTCACCCGGTAGAGGAGGCAGTACGTTCCGGCGGCCGCCCGCTGGATCACGTCCGTTTCGCCCGTGACCGCCGCGATGCCCGGCTGGAAGCGGTGCTCGATCTCTGTCGCAAAGCAGGGGTTAAGTGCTCGCCGGCCTCCAAAGACGAGCTTACCCGGCTGGCCAAGACGGAGATGCACCAGGGCATCGTCGCCCAGGTACGCGAGCGTAAGTTCCTGGCTATTGAGGACTTGCTGGCCGCTCCGCCCCGGAACGGAGAGCATTACTTCTTCCTCGCCCTCGACGGCGTCGAAGATCCCCATAATCTCGGCGCGCTGCTGCGTACCGCCGATGGAGCCGGTGTCGATGGCATCCTTCTGCCCGAACGGCGCTCGGCGCCTCTGACTGCGGTGGTCGCCAAGTCGTCTGCCGGAGCCAGCGAATACGTTCGTATCGCCCGCGTTACCAACCTTGTGCGCGCTCTCGAACGCCTGAAAGAGGCGAATGTCTGGGTGGTCGGTCTGGATGAACGTGGTACGCCCGATTACAGCGACCACGACTTCAAGACACACACGGCGCTGGTCCTTGGACGCGAGGGCGCCGGGCTGCACGATCTGGTCAAGCGCACCTGCGATCACCTGCTGCGTATCCCGATGGCAGGCTCTGTCAGCTCACTGAACGTCTCAGTCGCCGGCGCGGTGGTGATGTTTGAGGCCGTTCGACAACGTGCCGGCGCTCCCGTACAGGTGGCAAAGCCGTCCAAACCGCGTAAGGGTTTAGGTTCCTAG